From Streptomyces sp. SCSIO 75703:
TCTTGGTCCAGATCTTCTGCAGGCGCACCACGTCCCCGGTCTTCGGGGCGTGCCAGATCTTGCCGCCGCCGGCGTAGATGCCGACGTGGTAGACGCTCCGGCCGGAGTGGAAGAAGACCAGGTCACCGGCCTTGCGACTGCCGGAGGAGATGTGCCGGGTCTTGTTGTACTGCTGGGCGGCGGTACGCGGCAGCTTCTTGCCGGCCTTGTTGAAGGAGTACAGCGTCAGCCCGGAGCAGTCGAACCTGCCAGGACCCGTGGCGCCCCACTGGTAGGGGGAGCCCTTCTTGGAGGCGGCGATCTGTACCGCCTTGGCGGCGTGGGGTGCCGCGGCGGCCTCGGAGGCGGCGCCGGGGATCACGACGGAGCCGCCGACGGCGGCGAGGGTGAGGGCCGAGGCCGTACCGGCACGGGCCATGAGCGACGGGACACGATTGAGCGCAGACATGCGCAACCCTTCGTCAGCCGCCTGTGAAGGATGACCTGTCGGATTCGGGCTGGCGAAGTTGCCCGGCCGCACGTGTGCGGCTTCACCCCAAGGGCTGCTCGGCCCGGCCGTGGCGCGACCGTGCCGGCGACCCGTCGTGCTCGGGTCCTCCACTCCTGCCGATCCACTTCTGTCGACCGGTCGTCCGGGCGGCGGCAGGACTCGGCGTCCACCCGGACCGCCCCGCCGTGGTGGCGGGGGCTTGTCGTCCGAGACGGATCTTGTCCCATCGGAGGACCGAAAACTCCTCGCACAGGTGTGGCTGTGTTGTTACTCACCACTGGCCTGTTCGGGTGGACGGGCCGGTGCCCCGGGTGCCGCCGGGCCCCTCCGGGAGGCCCGGACCAGGAGCGGAACGCGGCATTCCGGCTCCATGGGGCGGGCCGTCGCGCAACCGCGGGGGGACGAAGGAGGGAGGTGATTCTCCACCGAAAGGGGGGAGACCGTTCGGTCCGTTCCACCACCGGGCCGGAGTAGGCCCGAGCCCCGCCCGGTGCCGGCCGGCCGCGCCCCCGACCACCTCCCCCGCGCGGCCCTCGCCGTTCCTCGCCGTTCCTCGCGGCCACCGTCCCGGGTGGCCCGCGCTGCCCGTGACCGGGGCGCGGGGGTGGGTCAGACGTCGTCGGGCGGGAGGGTGACGCGGGCCGTGCGCCGGTCGCCGTCGAGTACCCGCAGCGCCCGGACCAGGGTGGCGGTGTGGAATTCCGTCTCACCGCGCCGGTGCATCAACGCCAGTGCGTCCCGCAGGCCGGCCGCCTTGCCGACCAGTGCCTGGGCGGCGCGCAGCCCGCGGTACGTGTCGCCGTCCCGCGTCGGGTTGACGCGGCCCAGCAGGTCGACGACGTCCAGGTAGCGGTCGATCACCTCGGCCTCGGCGCGCGTCAGCGCGGGCAGCGGCGGCGGTTCCGGGGACGGCATCCGCGGCTCACCTTCCCCCGGGAGCGCGGCGCACCGTGGTGCGGGCGGGGACGATCCGGTCCGCCAGCCCGTAGGCCACGGCCTGCCG
This genomic window contains:
- a CDS encoding C40 family peptidase, coding for MSALNRVPSLMARAGTASALTLAAVGGSVVIPGAASEAAAAPHAAKAVQIAASKKGSPYQWGATGPGRFDCSGLTLYSFNKAGKKLPRTAAQQYNKTRHISSGSRKAGDLVFFHSGRSVYHVGIYAGGGKIWHAPKTGDVVRLQKIWTKSVWYGRVK